The Phycisphaerae bacterium genome has a window encoding:
- a CDS encoding ATP-dependent DNA helicase RecG, with the protein MPMLRSDSPVQYIKGIGPRRAEWFAALGLHTVGDLLEYFPFRHEPEQGELAIEDLAPGMNATIRGEVVQLGGRRPALLCVLDDGTGRCGLRWFNQRYGGQRLFRGATVIASGKVQLYSDRLEMVQPRVQVFEPDAVLLAANTEARTVGVYRGNDTLKSPLIRRAVLNVLGQSRLPVDETLPAALLAKHQFPDRERAVRQMHCPDNEAELQQARTRLAYEELFLMELAMALRRRKRLALQSGQRLHHTPEIEARIRARFPFTLTPSQDQAIAEIAHDLQSGRPMTRLLQGDVGSGKTVVALHACLVAIANGKQAALMAPTEILAQQHYDNIARYLKGSRVRPVLLRGRLGKAQRAAALAAIERGELDLVVGTQALIQEDVAFNQLALVVVDEQHKFGVLQRHEFRTKGPMPHYLVMTATPIPRTLAMTVFGDLDVSIIRQPPPGRGRIITKVVTRKQWDTVMGYVRGRLEKGEQAYVVCPQIGEATQPRRHGATEGWDPDGAEFDVAREGRSAKRDLISVTETYERLTGGPWRGLNIGLLHGALPSAEKQAIVANFVAGRLHAVVSTTVVEVGVDVANATIMVVEHADRYGLSQLHQLRGRVGRGSQDSLCVLIARGPDIRTRSGSGGPAEGTQARRHAGTEGWAGGPLSKAAERLEVMARTTDGFEIAEADLRQRGPGQLFGTRQHGLPELHVANIVEDFALLEQARQDAFELIGQDPTLENPDHQLLLPALKRMFGQKLALIDAA; encoded by the coding sequence ATGCCGATGCTCCGCAGCGACAGCCCGGTCCAGTACATCAAGGGTATCGGGCCGCGCCGCGCGGAGTGGTTTGCTGCGCTGGGCCTGCACACCGTCGGCGACCTGCTGGAGTATTTCCCGTTTCGCCATGAGCCCGAACAAGGCGAGCTCGCCATCGAGGACCTCGCCCCGGGCATGAATGCCACGATCCGCGGCGAGGTCGTGCAACTTGGCGGCCGCCGCCCCGCCCTGCTCTGTGTGCTCGACGACGGCACCGGCCGGTGCGGGCTGCGGTGGTTCAATCAACGCTACGGCGGCCAGCGCCTGTTCCGCGGCGCGACGGTCATCGCCAGCGGCAAGGTCCAGCTCTACAGCGACCGCCTGGAGATGGTCCAGCCGCGGGTGCAGGTGTTCGAGCCGGACGCCGTCCTCCTGGCTGCCAATACGGAGGCGCGGACGGTCGGCGTCTACCGCGGCAACGATACGCTCAAGTCGCCGCTCATTCGTCGGGCGGTCCTCAACGTGCTCGGGCAGAGCCGGCTGCCCGTGGATGAGACGTTGCCCGCCGCGCTGCTCGCGAAACACCAGTTTCCGGATCGCGAGCGCGCCGTCCGCCAGATGCACTGCCCCGACAATGAGGCCGAGCTGCAGCAAGCCCGGACGCGCCTGGCCTACGAGGAGCTGTTCCTGATGGAGCTGGCGATGGCCCTCCGGCGGCGCAAGCGCCTCGCGCTGCAGAGCGGCCAGCGTCTGCACCATACGCCGGAGATCGAGGCTCGCATCCGCGCGCGGTTTCCGTTCACGCTGACGCCGTCACAGGACCAGGCGATTGCAGAGATTGCGCATGATCTGCAGAGCGGCCGGCCGATGACCCGGCTGCTGCAGGGCGACGTCGGCAGCGGCAAGACGGTCGTCGCACTGCACGCTTGCCTGGTTGCGATCGCGAACGGCAAGCAGGCCGCCCTCATGGCCCCCACCGAGATCCTCGCCCAGCAGCACTACGACAACATCGCGCGGTACCTGAAGGGCAGCCGCGTGCGGCCTGTGCTGCTCCGCGGCCGGCTGGGTAAAGCGCAGCGCGCCGCCGCTCTCGCGGCCATCGAACGCGGCGAACTCGATCTCGTGGTCGGCACGCAGGCACTGATCCAGGAAGACGTCGCGTTCAACCAGCTCGCGCTGGTCGTCGTGGACGAGCAACACAAGTTCGGCGTGCTGCAGCGGCACGAGTTCCGCACGAAGGGCCCGATGCCGCACTATCTCGTGATGACCGCGACGCCGATCCCGCGCACCCTCGCGATGACCGTCTTCGGCGACCTCGATGTCTCGATCATCCGGCAGCCGCCGCCCGGCCGCGGCCGCATCATCACGAAGGTCGTCACGCGCAAGCAATGGGACACGGTGATGGGTTATGTGCGCGGCCGGCTGGAGAAGGGCGAGCAGGCGTATGTGGTGTGTCCGCAGATTGGAGAAGCCACGCAGCCACGCCGCCACGGAGCCACGGAGGGCTGGGACCCCGACGGTGCGGAGTTCGACGTTGCACGCGAGGGGCGGTCTGCCAAGCGCGACCTCATTTCCGTCACCGAGACCTACGAGCGGCTCACCGGTGGGCCTTGGCGCGGATTAAACATTGGCTTGCTACACGGGGCCCTGCCGTCCGCGGAGAAGCAGGCCATCGTCGCCAACTTCGTCGCCGGCCGGCTACATGCCGTCGTCTCAACGACTGTGGTCGAAGTCGGCGTCGACGTCGCCAACGCGACGATCATGGTGGTCGAGCACGCCGACCGCTACGGCCTGTCGCAATTGCACCAGCTCCGCGGGCGCGTCGGCCGGGGGAGCCAGGACAGCCTGTGTGTCCTGATTGCCCGAGGGCCAGACATCAGAACCCGGAGCGGAAGCGGCGGGCCGGCGGAAGGCACGCAGGCACGCAGACACGCAGGCACGGAGGGGTGGGCGGGCGGACCATTGTCCAAGGCGGCCGAGCGACTCGAGGTCATGGCACGCACGACCGACGGCTTCGAGATCGCCGAGGCCGACCTGCGGCAGCGCGGCCCCGGGCAGCTATTTGGCACGCGGCAGCACGGCCTGCCCGAGCTGCACGTCGCGAACATCGTCGAGGATTTCGCCCTTTTGGAGCAGGCCCGCCAGGACGCCTTCGAACTCATCGGGCAGGACCCCACGCTCGAAAACCCGGACCATCAACTCCTGCTGCCGGCCCTAAAACGCATGTTCGGCCAGAAGCTCGCCCTGATCGACGCCGCGTAG
- a CDS encoding class I fructose-bisphosphate aldolase, translated as MADNVLQYLGDHAKSLLSHKCTTIPRENLHLPGPDYLDRVFLSTDRNNRVINRLAWLFKHGRLSGSGYLSILPVDQGIEHSAGASFGPNPAYFDPENIVKLGIEGGCNAVASTFGVLAMVSRKYAHKIPFIVKINHNDLLVYPTRYDQRMFGLVQQAWDMGAVGVGATVYFGSEESSRQIEEVADAFQQAHELGMFTVLWCYLRNDAFKKDGVDYSTAADLTSQANHLGVTIESDIIKQKLATNNGGFNAVKFSKTHKAVYEKLSSDNPIDLCRYQVAGCYMGRVGLINSGGESKGESDLQDAVITAVVNKRAGGMGLISGRKAFQRPMPEGVKLLNAIQDVYLSKEITIA; from the coding sequence ATGGCGGACAATGTGCTGCAGTACCTGGGGGACCATGCCAAGTCGCTGCTAAGCCACAAGTGCACGACGATCCCGCGCGAGAACCTGCACCTGCCCGGCCCGGACTACCTGGACCGCGTCTTCCTGAGCACCGACCGCAACAACCGCGTCATCAACCGGCTGGCGTGGCTGTTCAAGCACGGCCGCCTGTCGGGCTCCGGCTACCTGTCGATCCTCCCGGTCGACCAGGGCATCGAACACAGCGCCGGCGCGTCGTTCGGCCCCAACCCGGCGTATTTCGACCCCGAGAACATCGTCAAGCTGGGCATCGAGGGCGGCTGCAACGCCGTCGCGAGCACCTTCGGCGTCCTGGCGATGGTCTCGCGCAAGTACGCCCACAAGATCCCGTTCATCGTCAAGATCAACCACAACGACCTGCTCGTCTACCCGACGCGCTATGACCAGCGCATGTTCGGCCTCGTGCAGCAGGCCTGGGACATGGGCGCCGTCGGAGTCGGCGCGACCGTCTATTTCGGCTCCGAGGAATCCTCGCGCCAGATCGAAGAGGTCGCCGACGCCTTCCAGCAGGCCCACGAGCTCGGCATGTTCACCGTGCTCTGGTGCTACCTGCGCAACGACGCGTTCAAGAAGGACGGCGTCGACTACAGCACCGCCGCCGATCTCACCAGCCAGGCCAACCACCTCGGCGTGACGATCGAGTCCGACATCATCAAGCAGAAGCTCGCGACCAACAACGGCGGGTTCAACGCCGTCAAGTTCAGCAAGACCCACAAGGCGGTCTACGAGAAGCTGAGCAGCGACAACCCGATCGACCTGTGCCGCTACCAGGTCGCCGGCTGCTACATGGGCCGGGTCGGCCTGATCAACTCCGGCGGCGAGAGCAAGGGCGAGAGCGACCTGCAGGACGCGGTCATCACGGCGGTGGTCAACAAGCGCGCCGGCGGCATGGGCCTGATCTCCGGCCGCAAGGCGTTCCAGCGCCCGATGCCCGAGGGTGTCAAGCTCCTGAACGCGATCCAGGACGTTTACCTGTCGAAGGAAATCACGATCGCGTGA
- a CDS encoding M28 family peptidase: MSGKRIYWCLRVMCVTGLTIGGASFALASNEGQAAAEQVSVASYQGFMNNWLYTHSGQSRGPNGAQHDPARDNILSLFQSYGLSAALEPFTYGGQSGENVVATQTGTVYPERIYIIGGHYDSVNNPGADDNASGVALVLEAARILSQYPTDCTIRYIAFDLEELGLYGSHAYVNAHSGEDIRGMISLDMVCYDPNTDHCLLYGRTTSNPIKNALAAAVTEYSGGLTYTINGQLDQSDHAPFEAAGFQACLLIEGEVWNNPYYHTQNDKYESLGYLNFNYAVKMTRSVVGWLVDAAGVDIPVYKLAFSYPEGLPDYAAPSGGTVVRVAVSGVGGAEPATGTGQLHYNVGSGWQAVVMTEVTPNVYDAVLPAAACGTEVQYYFSAQATSGEGYVDPYLAPTNYYAATAAYGITVAYENTFDSNPGWTTTGQWAFGTPTGGGSNNHDPTSGHTGSYVYGYNLAGDYANNLPVRYLTTPAFDCTGQTHVQLEFWRWLGVESNSNYDQATVEASNNGTSWSVIWSATSTGAAVADTAWKLQVFDLATIADNQPTVYIRWGMGPTDSYVTYPGWNVDDVRLTGLLCEPPYPVGDLNCDGLVDFRDINPFILILTNPEAWAAAYPDCPSANGDINGDGSITFGDINPFIALLTGTP, translated from the coding sequence GTGAGCGGAAAGCGGATCTACTGGTGCCTGCGTGTGATGTGCGTGACAGGATTGACGATCGGCGGGGCGTCCTTCGCGCTCGCGTCGAACGAAGGGCAGGCCGCGGCCGAGCAGGTCAGTGTGGCGAGCTACCAGGGCTTTATGAACAACTGGCTCTATACGCACAGCGGCCAGAGCCGTGGGCCGAACGGTGCGCAACACGATCCCGCGCGCGACAACATCCTGAGCCTCTTCCAGAGCTACGGCCTGTCCGCCGCGCTGGAGCCGTTCACCTACGGCGGCCAGTCGGGCGAGAACGTCGTCGCGACCCAGACGGGCACGGTCTATCCCGAACGCATCTACATCATCGGCGGGCACTATGACTCGGTGAACAACCCCGGGGCCGATGACAATGCCAGCGGCGTCGCGCTGGTGCTCGAGGCGGCGCGGATCCTCAGCCAGTACCCGACGGACTGCACCATTCGCTACATCGCGTTCGACCTCGAGGAGCTGGGACTCTATGGCAGCCACGCCTACGTCAACGCCCACTCGGGCGAGGACATCCGCGGCATGATCTCGCTCGACATGGTGTGCTATGACCCCAACACGGATCACTGCCTGCTGTATGGCCGCACCACATCGAACCCGATCAAGAACGCGCTGGCGGCGGCGGTGACCGAGTACAGCGGTGGGCTGACGTACACGATCAACGGGCAGCTCGACCAGAGCGACCACGCGCCGTTCGAGGCGGCGGGGTTCCAGGCGTGCCTGCTGATCGAGGGCGAAGTGTGGAACAACCCCTACTACCACACGCAGAATGACAAGTACGAGAGCCTGGGCTACCTCAATTTCAACTACGCCGTGAAGATGACCCGCAGCGTGGTGGGGTGGCTCGTCGATGCGGCGGGCGTCGATATCCCGGTGTACAAGCTGGCGTTCAGCTACCCGGAGGGCCTGCCGGACTACGCGGCCCCGTCGGGCGGCACGGTGGTGCGCGTCGCCGTGAGCGGCGTCGGCGGGGCGGAGCCCGCGACCGGCACCGGGCAACTGCACTACAACGTCGGCAGCGGCTGGCAGGCCGTGGTGATGACGGAGGTCACGCCGAACGTGTACGACGCCGTCCTGCCGGCGGCGGCGTGCGGGACCGAAGTCCAGTATTACTTCAGCGCGCAGGCGACGAGTGGCGAAGGCTATGTCGATCCGTACCTCGCGCCGACGAACTACTACGCGGCCACCGCGGCTTATGGCATCACCGTCGCGTACGAGAACACTTTCGACAGCAATCCGGGCTGGACGACCACGGGGCAGTGGGCGTTTGGCACGCCGACCGGCGGTGGCTCGAACAACCACGACCCGACCAGCGGGCACACCGGCAGCTATGTCTACGGCTACAACCTGGCCGGCGACTACGCGAACAACCTGCCGGTGCGCTACTTGACCACGCCGGCGTTCGACTGCACCGGCCAGACGCACGTGCAGCTCGAGTTCTGGCGCTGGCTGGGCGTGGAGTCCAACAGCAACTATGACCAGGCCACCGTCGAGGCAAGCAACAACGGGACGAGTTGGAGCGTGATCTGGAGCGCGACTTCCACCGGAGCGGCAGTGGCCGACACGGCGTGGAAACTGCAGGTCTTCGACCTCGCCACCATCGCGGACAATCAGCCAACCGTGTACATCCGCTGGGGCATGGGGCCGACGGATTCGTACGTGACGTATCCGGGCTGGAACGTGGACGACGTGCGGCTGACCGGCCTGCTGTGCGAACCGCCGTACCCGGTGGGCGATTTGAACTGCGACGGCTTGGTGGATTTCCGGGACATCAACCCGTTCATCCTGATTCTGACGAATCCCGAGGCGTGGGCAGCCGCCTATCCGGATTGCCCGTCGGCCAACGGCGACATCAACGGCGATGGCAGTATCACCTTTGGCGACATCAACCCGTTCATCGCGCTGCTGACGGGCACGCCGTAG
- a CDS encoding endonuclease/exonuclease/phosphatase family protein, protein MMRRRVLVLGTGLWLGVMAVSAWAQWNPSAGEWGKSAPTDVRVMTYNVQDGICRNAVKTEALNAWHALARIVASMQPDVLIIQEAGDNDGNGTPGGVDTAVQLETTLGLFLYGGADPFLGGTVAAYVQKYAPGYDLPYVWASTVTDGYNRNAILSRYPFADLNGDTVSKRADLPLILADAYVEQAGTGGIRGFMFGELDLPDETYAGDLVIGNAHLKAYTDGHTERVQVAQRVAYYIDYLLNGAGTGVPDPNNKIIDSPAATRILADATPVVIGGDWNEDELNNGMKGPAEWMTVAATIGGVDGTDRDRSDMTYDDARNPYNNQRGTNGSSKLDYLAWQDSIATLRRAFIFNSSLPSAWYPPELIGFPSPSAASGVASDHRPVVADLVLPAPPQWPTGDMNCDGGVDFRDINPFVLALTNPATYAATYPDCPLLNGDVNGDGALGFTDINPFVLLLTSAP, encoded by the coding sequence ATGATGCGCAGGCGCGTGCTGGTGCTGGGCACCGGGCTCTGGCTGGGGGTGATGGCGGTATCGGCGTGGGCGCAGTGGAACCCTTCGGCGGGTGAGTGGGGCAAGTCGGCCCCGACGGACGTCCGCGTGATGACGTACAACGTGCAGGACGGCATCTGCCGGAACGCTGTCAAGACCGAGGCGCTCAACGCGTGGCACGCCTTGGCGCGGATCGTGGCAAGCATGCAGCCCGACGTGCTGATCATCCAGGAGGCGGGCGACAACGACGGCAACGGAACGCCGGGCGGCGTTGACACGGCGGTCCAGCTCGAGACGACGCTAGGCCTGTTCCTGTACGGCGGCGCCGATCCGTTCCTGGGTGGGACGGTGGCGGCGTACGTGCAGAAGTACGCGCCGGGCTACGATTTGCCGTACGTCTGGGCGAGCACGGTCACCGACGGCTACAACCGCAACGCGATCCTTAGCCGCTATCCCTTCGCGGACCTGAATGGCGATACGGTCAGCAAGCGGGCGGACTTGCCGCTGATCCTGGCCGACGCCTACGTGGAGCAGGCCGGCACGGGTGGCATCCGCGGTTTCATGTTCGGCGAGCTGGACCTGCCGGACGAGACCTACGCGGGCGATCTCGTGATCGGCAATGCGCACCTCAAGGCGTACACGGACGGGCACACCGAGCGCGTCCAGGTGGCGCAGCGCGTGGCTTACTACATCGACTACCTGCTCAACGGGGCGGGGACCGGCGTGCCCGATCCGAACAACAAGATCATCGATTCGCCGGCCGCCACGCGGATACTCGCGGATGCGACTCCGGTCGTGATCGGCGGGGACTGGAACGAGGACGAGCTGAACAACGGGATGAAGGGGCCGGCGGAGTGGATGACGGTCGCGGCCACGATCGGGGGCGTCGACGGCACGGACCGCGACCGCTCGGACATGACCTACGACGACGCGCGCAACCCGTATAACAACCAGCGCGGCACGAATGGTTCGAGCAAGCTGGATTATCTCGCCTGGCAGGACAGCATCGCGACGCTGCGCCGGGCGTTCATCTTCAATTCGAGCCTGCCATCAGCGTGGTATCCGCCGGAGCTGATCGGGTTTCCGAGCCCGTCCGCGGCGAGCGGGGTGGCGTCGGATCACCGGCCGGTGGTCGCGGACCTGGTGTTGCCGGCGCCGCCGCAGTGGCCAACGGGCGATATGAACTGTGATGGCGGGGTGGATTTTCGTGACATCAATCCGTTTGTGCTGGCGCTGACCAATCCGGCCACGTATGCCGCGACGTATCCGGACTGTCCGCTGCTGAATGGGGACGTGAATGGCGATGGCGCGCTGGGGTTCACGGACATCAACCCGTTTGTGCTGCTGCTGACCAGCGCGCCGTAA
- a CDS encoding alkaline phosphatase family protein has protein sequence MTRVEKVAIIGLDCGDPTLVFERWLGDLPNLRRLVESGLHGTLESCIPPITVPAWSCMASGRDPGSLGVYGFRCRRDWTYENLGLATNLEIRQPRLWDMVGRVGQSSIIVGVPQTFPILRPPRGCQITCFLTPSTKSAYTHPPELAQEIAGLVGEYLLDVAHLQADDKEAVLTQIHRMAEQRFTVCKHLLKTRPWSLFWMVEMGVDRIHHGFWQYMDPRHRRYRAGNPLENAIHDYYVFIDGQIGQLLELLDLPRTAVWVVSDHGAKCLDGSFCINDWLIREGLLTMKTPLTGRRRFELADVDWTRTKVWGDGGYTGQCFINRIGREPQGIVPPEEVEPLRDELSAKLTALAGPDGQPLGNRVYKPEQVYQDLTGFPPDLIVLFGDLHWRGVGSVGHPELWTFESESGPDDANHAMGGMYILSHPALRPGKQDASLYDVAPTTLALLGLKAPRGLRGKVLVPG, from the coding sequence ATGACGCGAGTCGAAAAAGTCGCCATCATCGGGCTGGACTGCGGGGACCCCACGCTCGTGTTTGAGCGCTGGCTGGGGGACCTGCCCAATCTGCGTCGGCTGGTGGAGAGCGGGCTGCATGGTACGCTTGAAAGCTGCATCCCGCCAATCACCGTGCCGGCATGGAGCTGCATGGCGTCGGGACGCGATCCGGGTTCACTGGGCGTGTACGGCTTTCGCTGCCGGCGCGACTGGACGTATGAGAACCTCGGCCTGGCAACGAACCTGGAAATTCGCCAGCCGCGGCTGTGGGACATGGTGGGGCGCGTCGGGCAGTCGTCGATCATTGTGGGCGTGCCGCAGACCTTTCCGATCCTGCGCCCGCCGCGCGGCTGCCAGATCACCTGCTTCCTGACGCCGAGCACGAAGAGCGCCTACACGCATCCCCCGGAGCTGGCACAGGAGATCGCCGGCCTGGTCGGGGAGTACCTGCTGGACGTGGCGCATCTGCAGGCGGATGACAAGGAAGCGGTGCTCACGCAGATTCACCGGATGGCGGAGCAGCGTTTCACGGTCTGCAAGCACCTGCTGAAGACGCGGCCGTGGAGCCTGTTCTGGATGGTGGAGATGGGCGTCGATCGCATCCACCACGGATTCTGGCAATACATGGATCCGCGGCACCGGCGGTATCGGGCCGGCAACCCGCTGGAGAATGCGATCCACGACTACTACGTGTTCATCGATGGGCAGATCGGCCAGTTGCTGGAGCTGCTCGACTTGCCGCGGACGGCGGTCTGGGTCGTGTCGGACCACGGCGCGAAGTGCCTGGACGGCAGCTTCTGCATCAACGACTGGCTCATCCGCGAGGGGCTGCTCACGATGAAGACGCCGCTGACCGGGCGGCGGCGGTTCGAGCTGGCGGACGTGGATTGGACGCGGACGAAGGTGTGGGGCGACGGCGGCTACACGGGGCAGTGTTTCATCAATCGAATCGGGCGCGAGCCACAGGGGATTGTGCCGCCGGAGGAAGTCGAGCCGCTGCGGGACGAATTGAGCGCGAAACTGACGGCGCTGGCCGGCCCGGACGGGCAGCCGCTGGGCAATCGGGTGTACAAGCCGGAGCAGGTTTATCAGGACCTAACCGGCTTTCCGCCGGACTTGATCGTGCTGTTTGGTGATCTGCACTGGCGGGGGGTGGGCTCCGTGGGGCATCCGGAGCTGTGGACGTTTGAGAGCGAGAGTGGGCCGGATGATGCGAACCACGCAATGGGGGGGATGTATATCCTGTCGCACCCGGCGCTGCGCCCGGGAAAGCAGGACGCGAGCCTGTACGATGTGGCGCCGACGACGCTGGCGCTCTTGGGGCTGAAGGCCCCACGGGGCCTGCGCGGGAAGGTGCTCGTGCCGGGGTAG